DNA sequence from the Halorussus sp. MSC15.2 genome:
GTTGGGTCCCGTTGACGATAGTGACGGGGATGCGAACCGGGTCGCCGAGGTACGTCTCGCTGATGCCGTATCGGATGTTCTCGGTCTGTCCCGGTTCGACGATGCCGTCGCTGTACGTAAACGCGTCCGGGTCTCCCTCCGAACCGGTCATACCACCCATTCGGACCTGGCTGTATATAAAGACGCGGCAGACGGTACGTGTCCTTTCCCGAACGGTCGCTCGGTGTCTCCCTTTTTAACCGATGCCGTACAACTAGTGACTACCAATGACTGCAGACGGGTCCAGTGTGCGGGTCGGTGTACTTAGTCTCCACAACAGCAAGGAAACCAAAGCGATTCTGAACGCGATAGCGGACCTCGGCCACGACCCCTCGTGGCTCAGAGAGGAGAACACTGCGGTTCGGCTACGGGACGGGGAGGTCGACCTCGAACCCGACGTGGATATCGTCGTGAACCGCCTCCTGCTCTCGAACACCGAACAGCCGTCCGAGGCGCTCGGTCTCGCTAAAATCTACGACTCGGTACTGCCGGTTCTCAACGACCCGAATTCGGTCATGACGGCCATCCACAAGTTCTCGGCCGCGACAGCACTCGCCGACGAGGGTCTGCCGGTGCCCGACGCGCTGCTCGCGCTGTCGAACGACCGCCTCAACGACGGCCGAAGCGACTTCGGCGAGGAAGCAGTGTACAAGACGGCCATCGGCACCCACGGCGGCGGGACGTGGAAGGTCGGGCCGGACGAACTCGTCAATCCGCGGGTCGGCGACCGGCAGGCGTTCCTTCAGGAACTCATCGAACGCGACGAAGGCGAACACCGCGACCTCCGGGTGTACGTTGTCGGCGACCGCATCGTCGGCGCGATGAACCGATACGCGCCCGATAACGACTGGCGGACGAACGTCGCGCTCGGCGGTGCCGTGGAGGACGCCACCGACGAACTCCCGCGGGACGCGGCGAACATCGCGCGGGACGCCGCCGCCACTATCGGACTCGATTGCGCGGGCGTGGACCTCATCGAGGGTCACGACGGCTGGTACGTCCTCGAAGTCAACCCGACCGCGGGGTTCAAGGGCCTGTTCAAGGCGACCGGCCGGAGCGCCGCGCCGCACATCGCTCAGTTGGCCATCGAGCAAGCCGGCGGTGCCGTGGACGAGGCGACGGTGGAGAACCTGACCGCCTCGCTGGACGACTCGGTTCCCGCCTGTAAGCCCCGGCCCAAGGACACGCCATCCGGCGAACCTATCGTCATCGGCTACACGGAAGAGGTCATCCTGAGCGGCACGAGCGGTTCGGAAACCGTCATCGCCAAGTCGGACACGGGGGCCACTCGGACCAGCATCGACACCAGACTCGCGGCCGAAATCGGTGCCGGTCCAATCAAGAGCATCGCCAAAGTCAAGTCGGGCAGCAGCAAGTCGAGTCGCTCCCGACCCGTCGTGGACGTGGTGGTCGGCGTCGGCGGGAACCGCCACACGGTCACCGCCAGTATCGAGGACCGCGGCCACATGGACTACCCGGTCCTGCTCGGCCGTGACATCCTGAAACACTACCAGGTCAACGTCCAGAAGCGCGTGGACGCCGAAGAGGAGACCGAAGAAGAGGAAGAGTGAGTCGGCGGCCTCGCGACTCCGCGACCCGCAACTCCGGATAGCGCGACCGCACATTTTTGAC
Encoded proteins:
- a CDS encoding RimK family alpha-L-glutamate ligase; the protein is MTADGSSVRVGVLSLHNSKETKAILNAIADLGHDPSWLREENTAVRLRDGEVDLEPDVDIVVNRLLLSNTEQPSEALGLAKIYDSVLPVLNDPNSVMTAIHKFSAATALADEGLPVPDALLALSNDRLNDGRSDFGEEAVYKTAIGTHGGGTWKVGPDELVNPRVGDRQAFLQELIERDEGEHRDLRVYVVGDRIVGAMNRYAPDNDWRTNVALGGAVEDATDELPRDAANIARDAAATIGLDCAGVDLIEGHDGWYVLEVNPTAGFKGLFKATGRSAAPHIAQLAIEQAGGAVDEATVENLTASLDDSVPACKPRPKDTPSGEPIVIGYTEEVILSGTSGSETVIAKSDTGATRTSIDTRLAAEIGAGPIKSIAKVKSGSSKSSRSRPVVDVVVGVGGNRHTVTASIEDRGHMDYPVLLGRDILKHYQVNVQKRVDAEEETEEEEE